From Linepithema humile isolate Giens D197 chromosome 8, Lhum_UNIL_v1.0, whole genome shotgun sequence, one genomic window encodes:
- the alpha-Spec gene encoding spectrin alpha chain — MDQITPKEVKILENPEDIQERREQVLGRYANFKSEARNKRDKLEDSRRFQYFKRDADELEGWIYEKLQAASDESYKDPTNLQAKIQKHQAFEAEVAAHSNAIVLLDNTGSEMIAQHHFASDVIRKRLEELHRLWELLLSRLADKGLKLQQALVLVQFIRHCDEVMFWIHDKEAFVTTDEFGLDLEHVEVLQRKFDEFQKDMASQEYRVTEVNELADKLLLDGHPERDTILRRKEELNESWQRLKQLATLRQEKLFGAHEIQRFNRDADETMAWIAEKDVVLSSDDFGRDLASVQTLQRKHEGIERDLAALEDKVFTLGAEADRLASIHEADHSKQIKAKRAEILQSWESLTAKAKERRLKLDESYYLHRFLADYRDLVSWMNDMRAIISADELAKDVAGAEALVDRHQEHKGEIDARADSFDATTLAGNKLLEKKHYAAEEVARKLNSLADDKSSLLSLWEKRRILYEQCVDLQLFYRDTEQADAWMAKQEAFLANEDLGDSLDSVEALIKKHEDFDKSLAAQEEKIKVLDDFAGKLIEGEHYAADDVAQRRQLLLERRAILLEKSSQRRRHLEDAYKLQQFERDCDETKGWVNEKLKFATDDSYLDPTNLNGKVQKHQNFEQELNANRTRMEEMVATGQELIDSGHYASDRIRTRTDEIVTLWESLTRASEKKGAKLQEASQQQQFNRTIEDIELWLSEVEGQLMSEDYGKDLTSVQNLQKKHALLEADVGSHTDRIDGIAQAGEQFVKSGHFDADNIKTKQEQLQTRYSSLQQPMSLRKQRLLDSLQVQQLFRDIEDEEAWIREKEPVAASTNRGRDLIGVQNLQKKHQAVLAEINNHEPRVAAVCQAGSTMLQEGHFAGEEINQRLTALDEHWGQLKDKARQRKNDLDDSLQAHQYFADANEAESWMKEKRPIVMNGDYGKDEDSSEALLKKHEALVSDLEAFASTIGALKDQAAACRQQETPTIDITGKECVVALYDYTEKSPREVSMKKGDTLTLLNSNNKDWWKVEVNDRQGFVPAAYVKRVEPEAGLSASQQNLAREQSSIAARQAQIDAQYDDLLRLARERQNKLNETAKAYVLVREAAELATWIKDKENHAQVQDVGEDLEQVEVMQKKFDDFQADLKANEVRLAEMNEIAVQLMSLGQTEAALKIQTQIKDLNEKWTSLQTLTAERASQLGSAHEVQRFHRDVDETKDWIREKDAALNNDDLGKDLRSVQALQRKHEGLERDLAALGDKIKQLDETANRLMQSHPETAEQTYAKQKEINEEWTQLTAKANNRKEKLLDSYDLQRFLSDYRDLMAWINSMMGLVASEELASDVTGAEALLERHQEHRMEIDARAGTFQAFELFGQQLLQSNHYATAEITEKLESMAEARQELEKAWIQRRMQLDQNLELQLFCRDCEQAENWMSAREAFLSSADAVDNSDNVEALIKKHEDFDKAINAHEEKIATLQTLADQLIAAEHYAAKPIDERRCQVLDRWRHLKDALIEKRSKLGESQTLQQFSRDADEMENWIAEKLQLATEENYKDPANIQSKHQKHQAFEAELAANADRIQSVLAMGGNLIEKHQCAGSEDAVQKRLASIADQWEYLTQKTTEKSMKLKEANKQRTYIAAVKDLDFWLGEVESLLTSEDAGKDLASVQNLMKKHQLVEADIQAHEERIKDMNTQADSLIESGQFDAAGIQEKRQSINERYERIRNLAAHRQARLNEANTLHQFFRDIADEESWIKEKKLLVGSDDYGRDLTGVQNLKKKHKRLEAELGSHEPAIQAVQEAGEKLMDVSNLGVPEIEQRLKLLNQAWAELKQLAATRGQKLDESLTYQQFLAKVEEEEAWITEKQQLLSVEDYGDTMAAVQGLLKKHDAFETDFAAHGERCKDICEAGETLIKAGNHRADAIGQRCAQLRNKLEQLGTLAARRKIRLNDNSAYLQFMWKADVVESWIADKETHVRSEEFGRDLSTVQTLLTKQETFDAGLHAFEHEGIQNITSLKEMLVDSGHDQTPSIQKRHADVITRWQKLLADSDARKQRLLRMQDQFRQIEELYLTFAKKASAFNSWFENAEEDLTDPVRCNSIEEIRALREAHAQFQASLSSAEADFQALAALDRQIKSFNVGPNPYTWFTMEALEDTWRNLQKIIKERDVELAKEAQRQDENDKLRKEFAKHANAFHQWLAETRTSMMEGSGSLEQQLEATKRKTQEVRARRQDLKKIEDLGAILEEHLILDNRYTEHSTVGLAQQWDQLDQLGMRMQHNLEQQIQARNQSGVSEDALKEFSMMFKHFDKDKSGRLNHQEFKSCLRALGYDLPMMEEGQPDPEFENILDIVDPNRDGYVSLQEYMAFMISKETENVQSSEEIENAFRAITAADRPYVTKEELYANLTKEMADYCVARMKPYVDPKSERPITAALDYIEFTRTLFQN; from the exons ATGGATCAAATTACGCCGAAGGAGGTGAAGATTCTTGAGAATCCAGAGGACATCCAAGAAAGGCGAGAGCAAGTACTAGGACGATATGCTAACTTTAAGTCGGAAGCGCGTAATAAGCGAGACAAGCTCGAGGACTCCCGTCGCTTTCAG TATTTCAAGCGAGATGCGGATGAACTCGAAGGATGGATCTACGAGAAGCTCCAAGCAGCCTCAGATGAGAGCTATAAAGATCCGACCAATCTACAGGCAAAGATTCAAAAACATCAGGCTTTTGAAGCAGAAGTCGCTGCTCATTCAAATGCCATCGTGCTTCTTGACAATACTGGCTCTGAAATGATAGCACAACATCATTTTGCAAGCGATGTAATTCGCAAAAGACTAG aggaACTGCATCGCCTGTGGGAGTTGCTACTATCTCGATTGGCTGATAAGGGCTTGAAGTTACAACAGGCCTTGGTTCTCGTACAATTCATTCGTCATTGTGACGAAGTAATGTTCTGGATTCATGACAAGGAAGCTTTTGTAACGACCGATGAATTTGGACTTGACTTGGAGCACGTGGAGGTGCTCCAAAGAAAATTTGACGAATTCCAAAAAGATATGGCCAGCCAGGAGTACAGAGTCACTGAAGTTAATGAACTGGCAGACAAGCTGCTGTTAGACGGACATCCTGAACGTGATACGATACTGCGCAGGAAGGAGGAGCTGAATGAATCCTGGCAGAGACTAAAACAACTGGCCACACTGCGGCAGGAGAAGCTCTTCGGAGCGCACGAAATTCAGAGATTCAATCGTGATGCTGATGAGACCATGGCTTGGATCGCAGAAAAGGATGTTGTACTGTCATCCGATGATTTCGGCCGAGACCTCGCCAGCGTTCAAACCTTACAACGAAAGCACGAAGGTATCGAACGCGATTTGGCCGCACTGGAAGATAAGGTGTTTACATTGGGCGCAGAAGCCGATCGTCTCGCTTCAATTCACGAAGCAGATCATTCCAAACAAATTAAAGCCAAACGCGCCGAGATTTTGCAATCGTGGGAGAGCCTGACCGCAAAGGCGAAAGAGCGACGCCTAAAACTCGACGAGTCCTACTATCTGCATCGGTTCTTAGCCGACTATCGCGATCTGGTGTCATGGATGAATGACATGCGCGCCATTATTTCCGCGGACGAGCTAGCTAAAGACGTAGCTGGCGCTGAGGCCTTAGTCGACAGACACCAGGAACACAAGGGTGAAATTGACGCCAGAGCCGATAGTTTCGACGCAACCACACTGGCTGGTAATAAACTCTTGGAAAAGAAGCATTACGCTGCCGAGGAGGTGGCGCGAAAATTGAATTCCCTTGCTGACGACAAATCATCTCTCCTGAGTTTGTGGGAAAAGAGGCGTATCTTGTACGAGCAATGCGTGGATTTGCAGCTATTCTATCGGGACACCGAACAGGCAGACGCATGGATGGCCAAACAGGAAGCATTTCTGGCTAACGAAGATTTAGGAGATTCGCTCGACAGTGTAGAGGCGCTCATTAAGAAACACGAGGACTTTGATAAATCTTTAGCAGCACAGGAGGAGAAAATCAAAGTGCTCGATGACTTTGCTGGAAAGTTAATCGAGGGTGAGCATTATGCCGCGGACGACGTAGCGCAACGCCGCCAGCTGCTGTTGGAACGGAGAGCCATTCTCCTTGAGAAATCGTCTCAAAGACGCCGTCATCTGGAAGACGCTTATAAGTTGCAACAATTTGAGAGAGACTGCGACGAAACGAAGGGCTGGGTAAATGAGAAACTCAAGTTTGCCACCGACGACAGTTACTTGGATCCTACTAACTTGAACGGAAAGGTGCAGAAGCATCAGAATTTCGAGCAGGAACTGAACGCAAACAGGACGCGGATGGAAGAGATGGTGGCCACCGGCCAGGAATTGATCGACAGTGGCCACTACGCTAGCGATCGCATACGCACTCGCACGGACGAAATTGTGACGCTGTGGGAAAGTCTGACACGAGCCAGCGAGAAGAAAGGTGCGAAGTTGCAGGAAGCTTCTCAACAGCAGCAGTTTAACCGAACCATAGAAGATATCGAGCTGTGGCTTTCGGAAGTGGAGGGACAACTCATGTCGGAAGATTATGGCAAGGATTTGACGAGCGTCCAGAACTTGCAGAAAAAGCACGCGCTTCTGGAAGCCGACGTAGGCTCTCATACGGACAGGATCGACGGCATCGCTCAAGCGGGCGAACAGTTCGTCAAGTCGGGTCATTTCGACGCCGATAACATCAAGACCAAGCAGGAGCAATTGCAAACTAGATACAGCTCTCTGCAGCAACCTATGAGTTTGAGGAAACAACGGCTTCTGGACTCCCTCCAAGTGCAGCAACTGTTCCGAGATATCGAGGACGAGGAAGCGTGGATACGCGAGAAAGAGCCGGTCGCGGCGTCCACCAATCGCGGCCGCGATCTGATCGGCGTGCAGAATCTCCAGAAGAAGCATCAGGCCGTTTTGGCTGAAATTAATAACCACGAGCCGAGAGTGGCCGCGGTTTGCCAAGCGGGTTCGACGATGTTGCAAGAAGGACACTTTGCTGGTGAAGAGATCAATCAGCGACTGACAGCTCTGGATGAACACTGGGGACAACTGAAGGACAAGGCTCGACAGCGCAAGAATGATCTGGACGACTCGTTGCAAGCGCATCAGTACTTCGCCGACGCGAACGAAGCTGAGTCCTGGATGAAGGAGAAACGCCCGATTGTGATGAATGGCGACTACGGCAAGGACGAGGACAGTTCCGAAGCCCTTCTGAAGAAGCACGAAGCGCTGGTCAGCGACCTGGAAGCGTTCGCCAGCACCATTGGAGCGCTGAAGGATCAAGCTGCGGCGTGCAGACAGCAGGAGACCCCTACGATCGACATTACCGGCAAGGAATGCGTCGTGGCTCTTTACGACTACACCGAGAAGTCGCCCAGAGAAGTGTCTATGAAGAAGGGCGATACTTTGACCCTTCTCAACTCTAACAACAAGGACTGGTGGAAGGTCGAGGTGAACGATCGTCAAGGCTTCGTGCCAGCGGCGTACGTGAAGCGCGTGGAGCCCGAGGCGGGTCTTAGCGCATCTCAGCAGAATTTGGCTAGAGAACAGAGCTCGATCGCCGCGCGACAAGCGCAGATCGATGCGCAATACGATGATCTTCTGCGTTTGGCGCGCGAGCGTCAGAACAAACTCAACGAGACGGCCAAGGCTTACGTGCTGGTGAGAGAAGCCGCGGAGCTGGCTACTTGGATCAAGGACAAGGAAAATCACGCGCAAGTGCAAGACGTCGGCGAGGATCTGGAACAAGTGGAGGTCATGCAGAAGAAGTTCGACGATTTCCAAGCCGATCTCAAGGCGAATGAGGTGCGTTTGGCCGAGATGAACGAAATCGCCGTGCAATTGATGAGCCTCGGGCAGACCGAAGCGGCGCTGAAGATCCAGACGCAGATCAAGGATCTGAACGAGAAGTGGACCAGCTTGCAAACGCTCACGGCGGAACGCGCCAGTCAGCTTGGCTCCGCTCACGAAGTGCAGCGATTCCATCGCGACGTTGACGAGACGAAAGATTGGATTCGCGAGAAGGACGCGGCGCTGAACAACGACGATCTGGGCAAGGATTTGCGCAGCGTTCAGGCCCTGCAGCGCAAACACGAGGGTCTGGAGAGGGATTTGGCGGCCCTGGGAGACAAGATTAAGCAGCTCGACGAGACGGCGAATCGCCTGATGCAGTCGCATCCGGAGACGGCCGAGCAAACGTACGCCAAACAGAAGGAGATCAACGAAGAGTGGACGCAACTGACGGCCAAAGCTAACAACAGAAAGGAAAAGCTTCTTGACTCTTACGATCTGCAACGATTCCTCAGCGATTACCGCGACTTGATGGCTTGGATCAACTCGATGATGGGCTTAGTCGCTTCGGAGGAGCTTGCATCGGACGTCACGGGCGCCGAGGCGCTGCTCGAACGCCACCAG GAACACCGTATGGAAATAGATGCCAGGGCGGGCACTTTTCAGGCATTCGAATTATTCGGTCAACAACTGTTGCAATCGAATCATTACGCCACTGCGGAGATAACGGAGAAGCTCGAATCTATGGCCGAAGCACGACAGGAACTGGAGAAAGCCTGGATCCAGCGACGCATGCAGCTTGACCAGAATCTCGAACTGCAGCTGTTCTGCAGAGATTGCGAGCAGGCGGAGAATTGGATGAGCGCGCGAGAGGCTTTCCTCAGCAGCGCGGACGCGGTGGACAACAGCGATAACGTCGAGGCTCTTATCAAGAAACACGAGGATTTCGATAAAGCGATCAACGCTCACGAAGAGAAGATCGCCACTTTGCAAACGCTGGCTGATCAGTTGATCGCCGCCGAACATTATGCCGCCAAGCCCATCGACGAAAGACGGTGCCAAGTGCTGGACCGCTGGCGACACCTGAAGGACGCTCTTATCGAGAAACGTTCCAAATTGGGCGAATCTCAGACCCTGCAGCAGTTCTCCCGAGACGCCGATGAAATGGAAAATTGGATCGCCGAGAAACTTCAACTGGCGACCGAAGAAAATTACAAGGATCCCGCTAATATACAATCGAAGCATCAGAAGCATCAGGCCTTCGAAGCCGAATTGGCGGCCAACGCGGATCGAATTCAGTCGGTGCTCGCCATGGGGGGCAATCTGATCGAGAAACACCAGTGTGCCGGTTCAGAAGACGCCGTTCAGAAGAGACTCGCGTCCATCGCTGACCAATGGGAGTATCTCACGCAAAAGACCACGGAGAAGTCGATGAAATTGAAGGAAGCTAACAAGCAGCGCACTTACATCGCCGCCGTCAAGGATCTCGACTTCTGGCTCGGAGAGGTCGAAAGTTTGCTCACGTCTGAGGACGCCGGCAAGGACTTGGCTTCCGTACAGAATCTCATGAAGAAACATCAGCTCGTCGAGGCGGACATACAGGCGCACGAGGAGAGAATCAAGGATATGAACACGCAGGCCGACTCATTGATCGAGAGCGGCCAATTCGACGCGGCTGGCATTCAAGAGAAGCGACAGAGCATAAACGAACGTTACGAGCGAATCAGAAATCTGGCGGCGCACAGACAGGCGAGACTCAACGAAGCCAATACCTTGCATCAATTCTTCCGCGACATCGCCGACGAGGAGTCTTGGATCAAGGAGAAGAAGCTTCTTGTCGGATCCGACGACTACGGTCGCGATCTTACGGGCGTGCAGAACCTGAAGAAGAAGCACAAGAGATTGGAGGCTGAGCTCGGCAGTCACGAGCCCGCGATACAAGCTGTCCAAGAAGCGGGAGAAAAATTGATGGACGTTTCGAATCTCGGAGTACCCGAAATCGAGCAGCGTCTGAAGCTTCTTAATCAGGCGTGGGCCGAATTGAAGCAATTGGCCGCTACCAGGGGACAGAAACTCGACGAGTCCTTGACGTATCAACAATTTCTCGCCAAGGTCGAAGAGGAGGAGGCGTGGATCACGGAGAAGCAGCAGCTACTTTCCGTCGAGGATTATGGCGACACAATGGCCGCCGTGCAAGGTCTTCTGAAGAAGCACGATGCATTCGAAACCGACTTTGCAGCTCACGGCGAACGTTGCAAGGACATTTGCGAGGCCGGCGAAACGCTGATCAAGGCCGGCAATCATCGAGCGGACGCTATCGGCCAGAGATGCGCGCAGTTGCGTAACAAATTGGAGCAACTCGGAACTCTCGCGGCTCGCAGGAAGATTCGACTGAACGATAACTCGGCGTATCTGCAGTTCATGTGGAAGGCCGACGTGGTCGAGTCGTGGATCGCCGACAAGGAAACCCACGTGCGTTCCGAAGAATTCGGCCGCGATCTGTCGACCGTGCAGACTCTGCTCACGAAACAGGAGACCTTCGACGCCGGTCTCCACGCGTTCGAGCACGAGGGCATCCAGAACATCACCTCGCTGAAGGAGATGCTCGTTGATTCCGGCCACGATCAAACGCCCAGTATTCAGAAACGTCACGCCGACGTCATCACACGTTGGCAGAAACTCTTGGCCGATTCGGACGCGAGAAAGCAGCGTCTATTGAGAATGCAGGATCAGTTTAGGCAAATCGAGGAGCTTTATCTGACATTCGCGAAGAAGGCGTCCGCTTTCAATTCCTGGTTTGAGAATGCCGAGGAGGATCTGACGGACCCGGTGCGCTGCAACAGTATCGAAGAGATTCGTGCTCTTCGAGAAGCGCACGCGCAGTTCCAGGCCAGCTTGTCGTCCGCGGAAGCCGACTTCCAAGCTCTGGCCGCTCTCGACAGACAGATCAAGAGTTTCAATGTCGGACCTAATCCGTACACGTGGTTCACGATGGAAGCATTGGAAGATACTTGGCGTAATTTACAGAAGATAATTAAGGAACGCGATGTCGAGCTCGCGAAGGAAGCACAACGGCAGGACGAGAATGATAAATTGCGTAAGGAATTTGCCAAGCATGCCAATGCTTTCCATCAGTGGCTCGCGGAAACAAG aacatCCATGATGGAAGGATCTGGATCTTTAGAACAGCAACTGGAAGCTACGAAG aGAAAAACTCAAGAAGTACGCGCACGTCGTCAAGACCTGAAAAAGATCGAAGATTTAGGAGCCATTCTGGAGGAGCATTTAATTCTGGACAATCGTTACACAGAGCACAGTACTGTGGGATTAGCGCAGCAATGGGACCAGTTGGATCAGCTGGGAATGCGTATGCAACACAATTTGGAGCAGCAAATTCAAGCCCGAAATCAGTCCGGTGTGTCTGAAGACGCACTCAAAGAATTCTCCATGATGTTCAAGCACTTTGACAAGGACAAGAGCGGTCGTCTGAATCACCAAGAATTTAAATCGTGCCTCAGAGCTCTGGGTTACGATCTACCCATGATGGAGGAAGGACAACCTGATCCAGAATTCGAAAATATACTAG ACATCGTGGATCCGAACAGAGACGGCTATGTATCGTTGCAAGAATACATGGCGTTTATGATCAGCAAGGAAACAGAGAACGTGCAGAGCTCGGAGGAGATAGAAAATGCTTTCCGAGCGATTACCGCAGCGGATCGACCGTATGTCACGAAGGAGGAATTATATGCT AACCTCACAAAGGAAATGGCCGATTACTGCGTCGCTCGTATGAAACCTTATGTAGATCCCAAATCGGAACGACCGATAACGGCAGCATTGGACTACATAGAATTTACACGTACTCTTTTccagaattaa
- the LOC105670531 gene encoding transmembrane protein 39A isoform X2 — translation MPGGRRNAASRTGPIGRSGNTYTSLANVNGRNNSGERTIGNITEDKKIDEIYGGKSLAPKHIPIPVVPVDGQLTFEALSLFISIIAACLQLLNIYKTVWWLPHSYNSYSVNMYLIDPYLLLFIFTTMACRFIYTLLCQFIDVSLPIRWLPTIQKIMRISLSISVMSIIGWCLYHMAERHNFMKIIYYICYLFSVYLLTFGVRSTLFFDISTSFSCGKEERKTKYLLDKPLHNCSLNASAIRAEVSTLRTDFNRRLKRALFSSFSSAYICGVAPIIFVPSHLHFNLPWVVQHAFLFFLGRISAYFAQAYPVRYCDVLHRAALHLGRWIKIENRNNHVYAQPWNEMILWPHGSIVRHNREIYRSEGLCTAAEPGNLNHYRFHALFNNPTMLLCSLLGLQLLLVGVQLVILLHTPEWCQVLSMMLLLIINYYTLFKVARNYLICWKVYRAEQIIQEKSQMVVNPIAQ, via the exons ATGCCTGGAGGTAGGCGGAATGCTGCCAGTCGGACTGGACCGATTGGCAGATCAGGAAATACTTATACTAGTCTTGCTAATGTTAACGGACGAAATAATAGTGGAGAAAGAACAATTGGGAATATCACAgaggataaaaaaattgatgagaTTTATGGTGGAAAATCTCTGGCACCGAAACACATCCCAATACCTGTGGTACCAGTCGATGGACAATTAACGTTTGAGGCTTTGTCTTTGTTTATCTCAATTATTGCAGCTTGCCTGCAActacttaatatatataaaactgtatGGTGGTTACCACATTCGTACAATAGTTATAGTGTG AACATGTATTTGATAGATCCTTATCTgcttctatttatttttacaacaatggcatgtagatttatttatacattactATGTCAATTCATTGATGTTTCATTGCCAATTCGATGGTTGCCTACTATTCAAAAGATTATGAG aatatctCTATCAATTTCTGTGATGAGTATAATTGGCTGGTGCCTCTATCATATGGCTGAAAGACATAACTTTAtgaagattatttattatatatgttatct TTTTTCGGTATATTTGCTTACATTTGGAGTACGttcaacattattttttgatatttctacATCATTCTCATGTGGAAAAGAGGAACGGAagacaaaatacttgttaG atAAACCCTTGCACAATTGCTCATTAAATGCATCGGCCATCAGAGCAGAAGTATCCACGTTAAGAACCGATTTTAATCGACGATTAAAGCGGgctttattttcatcttttagTAGCGCATACATCTGTGGAGTCGCGCCCATTATTTTTGTACCTTCGCATTTACATTTCAATCTACCGTGGGTAGTGCAACAtgcattcttattttttcttggaAGGATAAGCGCATATTTTGCTCAAGCTTATCCTGTTag ATACTGTGATGTGCTACATAGAGCAGCGCTACATTTAGGACGGTggattaaaatagaaaatcgtAACAATCACGTATACGCCCAACCATGGAACGAGATGATATTGTGGCCGCACGGATCGATCGTAAGACATAACAGAGAAATTTACCGTTCCGAAGGTTTGTGCACAGCGGCGGAACCGGGTAACCTAAATCATTATAGATTCCAT gctttatttaataatccgACGATGCTGTTGTGTTCATTATTGGGACTACAATTATTACTAGTGGGCGTTCAATTGGTTATTCTGTTACACACACCTGAATGGTGTCAAGTACTGTCAATGATGCTGTTATTGATCATAAATTACTATACTCTATTCAAAGTGGCTAGAAATTATCTAATATGCTGGAAGGTGTATCGTGCCGAACAAATAATTCAAGAGAAATCTCAGATGGTTGTAAATCcaattgcacaataa
- the LOC105670531 gene encoding transmembrane protein 39A isoform X1, giving the protein MPGGRRNAASRTGPIGRSGNTYTSLANVNGRNNSGERTIGNITEDKKIDEIYGGKSLAPKHIPIPVVPVDGQLTFEALSLFISIIAACLQLLNIYKTVWWLPHSYNSYSVNMYLIDPYLLLFIFTTMACRFIYTLLCQFIDVSLPIRWLPTIQKIMRISLSISVMSIIGWCLYHMAERHNFMKIIYYICYLSFSVYLLTFGVRSTLFFDISTSFSCGKEERKTKYLLDKPLHNCSLNASAIRAEVSTLRTDFNRRLKRALFSSFSSAYICGVAPIIFVPSHLHFNLPWVVQHAFLFFLGRISAYFAQAYPVRYCDVLHRAALHLGRWIKIENRNNHVYAQPWNEMILWPHGSIVRHNREIYRSEGLCTAAEPGNLNHYRFHALFNNPTMLLCSLLGLQLLLVGVQLVILLHTPEWCQVLSMMLLLIINYYTLFKVARNYLICWKVYRAEQIIQEKSQMVVNPIAQ; this is encoded by the exons ATGCCTGGAGGTAGGCGGAATGCTGCCAGTCGGACTGGACCGATTGGCAGATCAGGAAATACTTATACTAGTCTTGCTAATGTTAACGGACGAAATAATAGTGGAGAAAGAACAATTGGGAATATCACAgaggataaaaaaattgatgagaTTTATGGTGGAAAATCTCTGGCACCGAAACACATCCCAATACCTGTGGTACCAGTCGATGGACAATTAACGTTTGAGGCTTTGTCTTTGTTTATCTCAATTATTGCAGCTTGCCTGCAActacttaatatatataaaactgtatGGTGGTTACCACATTCGTACAATAGTTATAGTGTG AACATGTATTTGATAGATCCTTATCTgcttctatttatttttacaacaatggcatgtagatttatttatacattactATGTCAATTCATTGATGTTTCATTGCCAATTCGATGGTTGCCTACTATTCAAAAGATTATGAG aatatctCTATCAATTTCTGTGATGAGTATAATTGGCTGGTGCCTCTATCATATGGCTGAAAGACATAACTTTAtgaagattatttattatatatgttatct AAGTTTTTCGGTATATTTGCTTACATTTGGAGTACGttcaacattattttttgatatttctacATCATTCTCATGTGGAAAAGAGGAACGGAagacaaaatacttgttaG atAAACCCTTGCACAATTGCTCATTAAATGCATCGGCCATCAGAGCAGAAGTATCCACGTTAAGAACCGATTTTAATCGACGATTAAAGCGGgctttattttcatcttttagTAGCGCATACATCTGTGGAGTCGCGCCCATTATTTTTGTACCTTCGCATTTACATTTCAATCTACCGTGGGTAGTGCAACAtgcattcttattttttcttggaAGGATAAGCGCATATTTTGCTCAAGCTTATCCTGTTag ATACTGTGATGTGCTACATAGAGCAGCGCTACATTTAGGACGGTggattaaaatagaaaatcgtAACAATCACGTATACGCCCAACCATGGAACGAGATGATATTGTGGCCGCACGGATCGATCGTAAGACATAACAGAGAAATTTACCGTTCCGAAGGTTTGTGCACAGCGGCGGAACCGGGTAACCTAAATCATTATAGATTCCAT gctttatttaataatccgACGATGCTGTTGTGTTCATTATTGGGACTACAATTATTACTAGTGGGCGTTCAATTGGTTATTCTGTTACACACACCTGAATGGTGTCAAGTACTGTCAATGATGCTGTTATTGATCATAAATTACTATACTCTATTCAAAGTGGCTAGAAATTATCTAATATGCTGGAAGGTGTATCGTGCCGAACAAATAATTCAAGAGAAATCTCAGATGGTTGTAAATCcaattgcacaataa
- the Ctr1A gene encoding high affinity copper uptake protein 1 → MSHDHAGHIMPNNTGGHASHDTHTGHLHHGSMDHSSMDHSMDNGNMNRGNMNHDASMHDMCGSMSPHGMSMTFHAGYCEAVLFENWKISTIGGLVGSMIGIIIMAALYEGLKYYREYLFWKTYNSLQYRSVTVPTEKNVVAEDNRVVHMVGEVIHKQPPTMLSWMHVFQTFLHIVQIVLSYFLMLIFMTYNVWLCCAVVLGAAIGYFLFGWKKSVIVDVTEHCH, encoded by the exons aTGTCCCACGATCACGCAGGTCATATAATGCCGAACAATACGGGGGGTCATGCATCTCACGATACGCACACGGGTCATCTGCATCACGGTAGCATGGACCACAGCAGCATGGACCACAGTATGGATAATGGAAATATGAATCGTGGAAATATGAATCACGACGCCTCGATGCACGATATGTGTGGCAGCATGAGTCCGCACGGTATGTCG ATGACATTCCATGCCGGCTATTGCGAAGCGGTATTATTCGAGAATTGGAAAATCTCGACAATCGGCGGTCTCGTCGGCTCGATGATCGGTATTATTATCATGGCGGCGCTCTATGAAGGATTGAAGTACTATCGAGAATACTTGTTCTGGAAGACGTATAACTCTTTGCAGTACAGAAGCGTCACAGTGCCCACCGAGAAGAATGTGGTGGCCGAAGATAACCGAGTCGTTCA tatgGTTGGCGAAGTAATCCACAAGCAACC GCCAACTATGCTGTCCTGGATGCATGTGTTTCAAACGTTTCTGCATATCGTGCAGATAGTCTTATCTTACTTTTTGATGCTAATCTTCATGACTTACAATGTCTGGCTGTGCTGCGCTGTGGTATTGGGTGCCGCCATCGGTTACTTCCTGTTTGGTTGGAAAAAATCAGTGATCGTAGACGTTACGGAACATTGTCATTAG